From one Xiphophorus hellerii strain 12219 chromosome 18, Xiphophorus_hellerii-4.1, whole genome shotgun sequence genomic stretch:
- the tnfaip1 gene encoding BTB/POZ domain-containing adapter for CUL3-mediated RhoA degradation protein 2 isoform X1 has product MSGERCPPQKHSQDDPTSPHPLVFCPKTKTCGYRGAVTLGNKYVRLNVGGILFFTPLQVLTSQNSLLGAMFGGKTEVFTDKEGWVLIDRSGKHFNSILNYLRDGTVTLPKGRQAVQELLAEAKYYLIQGLVELCQNTLQGNKEQPMCVIPVITSCKEEEQLVQSSSKPVVKLLYNRSNNKYSYTSNSDDNLLKNIELFDRLSLSFNSRVLFFKDVIGDEICCWSFYGQGRKLAEVCCTSIVYATEKKQTKVEFPEARIYEETLNTLLYETLPLPDNSLLEATRRSYNNCGSLSEEEEGPGGTELRERVRRIHIKRYSTYDDRPLGH; this is encoded by the exons ATGTCTGGGGAGCGCTGCCCACCACAGAAACATAGCCAGGATGATCCCACCTCTCCACATCCCCTTGTGTTTTGTCCCAAGACCAAAACCTGTGGTTACCGGGGAGCAGTGACTCTGGGCAACAAGTATGTTCGACTCAATGTTGGAGGAATACTCTTTTTCACCCCGCTGCAGGTGCTCACCAGCCAGAACTCCCTGCTGGGAGCCATGTTCGGTGGAAAAACGGAAGTCTTCACTGATAAGGAAG gtTGGGTCCTGATCGACCGGAGCGGAAAACACTTCAACAGTATCCTGAATTATCTGCGTGATGGTACTGTCACCTTACCCAAAGGTCGTCAGGCTGTCCAGGAGCTGCTGGCTGAGGCAAAGTACTACCTCATCCAGGGCCTTGTAGAGCTCTGTCAAAATACTCTGCAG GGCAATAAAGAGCAACCTATGTGTGTTATACCTGTAATTACTTCCTGTAAAGAAGAGGAGCAGCTCGTCCAGTCATCCTCAAAG CCTGTAGTGAAGCTGTTGTACAACAGAAGCAACAACAAGTACTCCTATACCAG CAACTCGGACGATAACCTGCTGAAGAACATCGAGCTGTTTGACAGGCTGTCCCTCAGCTTCAACAGCCGTGTCCTCTTCTTTAAAGACGTGATCGGAGACGAGATCTGCTGCTGGTCCTTCTATGGTCAGGGTCGCAAGCTGGCAGAAGTCTGCTGCACCTCCATCGTCTACGCCACAGAGAAGAAGCAGACCAAG GTGGAGTTCCCTGAAGCTCGCATCTATGAGGAGACTCTGAACACGTTACTTTATGAGACCTTGCCACTGCCAGACAACTCCCTACTGGAGGCCACCCGGCGAAGCTACAATAACTGTGGTTCTCTaagcgaggaagaggaggggccCGGGGGGACGGAGCTACGCGAGCGTGTCCGCAGAATCCACATCAAGCGGTACAGCACGTATGATGACCGTCCACTGGGACACTGA
- the tnfaip1 gene encoding BTB/POZ domain-containing adapter for CUL3-mediated RhoA degradation protein 2 isoform X2, with translation MSGERCPPQKHSQDDPTSPHPLVFCPKTKTCGYRGAVTLGNKYVRLNVGGILFFTPLQVLTSQNSLLGAMFGGKTEVFTDKEGWVLIDRSGKHFNSILNYLRDGTVTLPKGRQAVQELLAEAKYYLIQGLVELCQNTLQPVVKLLYNRSNNKYSYTSNSDDNLLKNIELFDRLSLSFNSRVLFFKDVIGDEICCWSFYGQGRKLAEVCCTSIVYATEKKQTKVEFPEARIYEETLNTLLYETLPLPDNSLLEATRRSYNNCGSLSEEEEGPGGTELRERVRRIHIKRYSTYDDRPLGH, from the exons ATGTCTGGGGAGCGCTGCCCACCACAGAAACATAGCCAGGATGATCCCACCTCTCCACATCCCCTTGTGTTTTGTCCCAAGACCAAAACCTGTGGTTACCGGGGAGCAGTGACTCTGGGCAACAAGTATGTTCGACTCAATGTTGGAGGAATACTCTTTTTCACCCCGCTGCAGGTGCTCACCAGCCAGAACTCCCTGCTGGGAGCCATGTTCGGTGGAAAAACGGAAGTCTTCACTGATAAGGAAG gtTGGGTCCTGATCGACCGGAGCGGAAAACACTTCAACAGTATCCTGAATTATCTGCGTGATGGTACTGTCACCTTACCCAAAGGTCGTCAGGCTGTCCAGGAGCTGCTGGCTGAGGCAAAGTACTACCTCATCCAGGGCCTTGTAGAGCTCTGTCAAAATACTCTGCAG CCTGTAGTGAAGCTGTTGTACAACAGAAGCAACAACAAGTACTCCTATACCAG CAACTCGGACGATAACCTGCTGAAGAACATCGAGCTGTTTGACAGGCTGTCCCTCAGCTTCAACAGCCGTGTCCTCTTCTTTAAAGACGTGATCGGAGACGAGATCTGCTGCTGGTCCTTCTATGGTCAGGGTCGCAAGCTGGCAGAAGTCTGCTGCACCTCCATCGTCTACGCCACAGAGAAGAAGCAGACCAAG GTGGAGTTCCCTGAAGCTCGCATCTATGAGGAGACTCTGAACACGTTACTTTATGAGACCTTGCCACTGCCAGACAACTCCCTACTGGAGGCCACCCGGCGAAGCTACAATAACTGTGGTTCTCTaagcgaggaagaggaggggccCGGGGGGACGGAGCTACGCGAGCGTGTCCGCAGAATCCACATCAAGCGGTACAGCACGTATGATGACCGTCCACTGGGACACTGA